One Ursus arctos isolate Adak ecotype North America unplaced genomic scaffold, UrsArc2.0 scaffold_37, whole genome shotgun sequence genomic window, agaatcacagactggtaagaaggcagaaccaggcctgaacccagctctccgagtgtcctcaacggtggggccgtggctgaacctagctactcactgggagctcgggaagaggttgtgttttggaactggctgtagacctggagatggtgtgggggtgagaagaagcatcgacatcccaggcaggaggcatcccagcacgtacccgtctgaggaggagcccgggccagggcaacccactgacggcacccctgcccgcaggacacccagaggaaaggagggatggctcgtgacacacgactggcagcgtctaggggtaagggtgggctcagcccctctaagccaaggctccaatgccttctgcagggtttgccttggaaattagaaagcctaagacctgggaaagctatttcccatccacccctaggtgggactctcatcttctgggcctgcacaataggagtactggggcacgcacacgtgcacagatacacacacaacacaatagggactgtgggtggcatcggaggagctacagactcagagaaggtgagaaaggaagaaaatgtggtggcaggtattccctacgtgggacaccactcccccagtttcttagatggtatcccacctatgcctgtggacttccgcaagaagtccgctggaaaaatccctatcgcacaggcaagacacagaccatccctgacgggcacaacggcttctccggggtccccaacagggaagatggagacttgcgtcagagcccggggtgtttctaagctggggccctggctgcacccagaccttccctagggcctgtggagagggttgtgttggtgtcaccgggtacgcatgtggcatggcacgcagaaaggggatgagcagtcggcagcccagagcactgtttgtgtaggtgctagtccaggtgtgcactcggggaggggatcccaggaagtgaagtcacttccctgataaccgacccccacagaacttggaaccccggtcaccaggcacccacattctagtgcggtcccgtatcaggctcacttggccggagacattcgatagtgaaagatgttctcttgctgcgtgcccattttccggggctctggcttccagaaaccccgggctgagggacttttcacctgctgcagacactggctcaacccgcgcccccgacgccgcagggcctttgccaggaggtgccggaaggtaataccgagcggcctaggctaggccaggccaggccaggccaggccacctctccgagccacccccgggcagccccatccccccagtttcagggaaagaggggtatgtgggggaggtcccgccctgggctggaggaggttgcagggcagtggataccctggggatgccttcatggtcacaccgatgccacggtgggcagggtggaaagaggattcctgaggtgcctctcaccagggccagagtgaatccaaggccctcgagctgtgtcacttttctctccatggtggagctgcgtgcatcctggggtgtggtgggtctgcaagggagtcccctgggtctgaggaccagcaaaggcagccagacagaccttcgaggcctcccgcctggctgccgggcactgtctttacagagctccacacaggagacagggcaggagctgaacgatgggatcccctgccccacctcccaaaaggacaggaaggagtcccctactgccaacaaagtccagcgctggctcagggtgagtggaggtgccggagggacccagcacccagggcaccgatgcggcacaaagggacccagatcccagaaaccagcctctgggctcctcggggctccctcctggactcctgctcccatgtgaacctggatccccatctcctccccaaacctgccctcagggccctgccaacggccttggccccatgcacagtccctatccacatatctgtacgaatatcagaaaagccaccttaaaccacctctcatcccttgctcgagatcctgctgagctgggagacttttccccaaaggggcctggggctcatggtactatgcctattgctctgccctttggttgtgaaggaacccatccctggggcccctccagggtccggagcaggcgcctccttgtgctgcacaacattccagaaggcccatccgttaccgcagccactgagcccttcacagaggcaggacgttcatgtgattcccttctgttgccaactcacagcgctgcacggaacatcccacgtgccctaaaatcccgagcacccccacccatgaaacagtctctgtgttctcaagcctgacatacatcgtcagaaatcacagggacgatgccgttagtgcagggagcggctgtcaatactcagctaacgatctgacctgagataccgacgtccattcacacaccccccacctcacatccccgtattcttgccattctcctttttccctaaagagattgcacgagttatttttttgagagacagacagagatagagatagagacagagacagagacagagacagagacgggggttggagacacagagggagagacaggatcctcaagcagaccctgccctaagtgcgaagcctgacgacggactcgatctcaggacgcgtgcatcaggagctcagccgaaaccaagaggcggaccctgaacccacggaaccagccaggcaccttgctccttttgtctactgtgggccctcctgtcccacctctttgcctacgtcaccgagagcctgggggtttgctctgggctccaacccccaaccctcctggtgaccgcagtgaagaccgcatgtctcccctgtcccacctcaggctagaaaggcctcaaccgtgaagagcaatgggacctgcgtggtgcggccccaacgggcagagctgctgaagaagcgagtagaacacctgctgcccgccttcctagacggagacctcagctacgtctccatgttcctggccacatacagagcttatgctaccacccaggaggtgctggaccagctggtgacaaggtgagcaccctgcccctccccagcccagtgggatttgcccacctcctgcctgggagtctggggaatgccacccaacttcgcggagcctcagtgggctcctcggactggggcagagttattacagggactcagtggggtcctggagggtaaggacacctgggcgcctggccctgtggaaaggtccgctacgggggctgtggtcgtgcccgtggatcatcgtcccgctccccatgaagaagcctctgcctcagccctcaccgtcaccacggtcttgagctgggctcttttccccttggaaaaggacatctgacactccatctggggtctgtgtcctgggtgagaccagagcaggcatgcccgggcaggagcagggggccccaggcccactcagctctctgggatggggctggtgggggccctttcattcatcgagcataaaggatggatgcccttctaggtgcagacctgcagacgcttccctgggcgctgactgtgatcccacgcacacagcagacagcacccgggagcaccccagggctccattctagtcggcagtcagacagtgacactagatatgatgagagggagggttcacagggcatttcatgcgatcccccccaccccccacccctccggcctcctctagctacagatgcgtcctctcttcctgggacgagatcggcggagaccaggagcagcggggcacgtgagtgagctttggctaatgcacagggcccttccttcttcgagagggcagcgaggggactgtgatctgggggctgctggaccctcatcccacacatctgccattcctgtgagagggtccaggtctgagggctgcttctgcagaagaggaaagggggcctggagagccctgggtggggtgtgggcactgtgggagagcagagcgggctggagggcagcctcagcccctaacagagtcattccccatccccgccgcctctcagccctgtctctaccctaatcctgggacccagaacaaagggcatggcttccacacatctggtggaacgtcgacactgggtgctcagcaggtactcaggagacccagggtggcctcggggactggacgtcccccagccagtgggagattagtgtccacgcaaggacaccctctcctggcacctactgaacgaggcagcacgtaggcacgggaggggaagtgggcggtatcgggagggtcctgggaaggccagggatgggacagagtcccttagttccctccttggttggatagtcacagcaatgaccacgccagacacgccacccctccctgcccacatgcagtgcaagtcacgcggcaagtgggcagggagactgagcagggtgtccagcttccgcttggaggacagaaatggtcacaccaggggtcaaggactcccactcacagaggctttgggccagcccctcctcagtgaccaggcctgcctcaggcagctctgccacatcacaggtggacatggagtaggaatgggctctgacagccaggagccggggacccaggggcccaggctcccacaggggctccctggggcatccgcgtgggaggtgccctgtcctctgactcctctgcccaacctgtctgtccccagggtcatctcctccgtcctgggcacctggctggaccactaccctgaagatttcttccagcccccagaatttccctgcctaaagacactactggcatacgtagggctcctcgtgccaggctcagacctggagcaacgtgcctggctcctcctctctcggctgcgacacctcgagcccgctgagccggaggctgggggtgaggaggactgggggtgactgatggaggcctgtggaggggagagagtgggccacacagagcaagcctccacagactgcagtgtggctgggagcaaggagcggtctcagatcactgtccccatgggctacagtttggggagaccacccagggatgggttcttagacaatactgactggtgggcaaagttgccttcatttggaagggacatggaaagacaatcatgatgaccatactttctcttcttggagcgacagcagcagccccagagcgagatccgcgaccgcgccgaaagctagtcccacctcccactgtggtgcctgatgcagcttcagagcctgagctggaaaatcccatcactgctgctggagctcagcaactcaaaagagcagggacgtcatctgtcgtgtcgggcccagtgcagctggtggtcagagctctgatccaccgtgaggacgtgcaagagtcacctgcgcccttggaaagccaggagcctcagcaggccccagcaccagccacggaggtccctgaagagcccgagatgacacctcccacgtcagagccacggcaggatatactcacagctctgactccctgccgggagctagaagagtcacctgcacctttggaaagcctggagcccgcgcaggctccagcactacctatggaggtccctgaggggaccctgatgccacctgccctgtcggagacggcgcaggac contains:
- the LOC130542536 gene encoding ral guanine nucleotide dissociation stimulator-like, with the translated sequence MGSDSQEPGTQGPRLPQGLPGASAWEVPCPLTPLPNLSVPRVISSVLGTWLDHYPEDFFQPPEFPCLKTLLAYVGLLVPGSDLEQRAWLLLSRLRHLEPAEPEAGAAAPERDPRPRRKLVPPPTVVPDAASEPELENPITAAGAQQLKRAGTSSVVSGPVQLVVRALIHREDVQESPAPLESQEPQQAPAPATEVPEEPEMTPPTSEPRQDILTALTPCRELEESPAPLESLEPAQAPALPMEVPEGTLMPPALSETAQDILTALTPSQELQEPRPASAAPEPEQPAAPASEVPEEPLRPRPMSQPTEDILPPLTPCQELEDRPALFAAPASAHAAALATEVPEGPLMPLAMSEC